The nucleotide window gaaaaatgagacattgcctataagtttataagggtttagtGCACTCCATCCATTGTTAATTGGtattggatgtgaaccccaattACTTTATCCATGGTATTATTCCACGAGTGCATGCCTCACTGCCACACAGATTCCACGTCACCCAATATTATCCACgtgtatgacttgaaaattcACCACATGTGCAGGAGCGTGTTTTTTTTGGGGCCGGATTTTCAGGTTCTCGGGCCCCATTTTACTTGTTTTgaggaaggggaaaaaaaataaaaaataattcctCTGTCAATGCTTCGTCAACGCATCAACCAAAGGCTATCTGTATGGAGGTCAAGACGCCGTCATCAATGGCATCGGAGACCCTCTGTCAGTGCTTCAATACCAGACGCAATTACCCAAGATCATGACCCATGTAAGTCAATTATCAATTATGAATCTTTCAAGTATAACACTCGCCCATGTAAGTCAATTATCAATTATGAATCTTTCAAGTATAACACTCTGGCAAaactgttggagaggaaagatcccacattggaaaagtgataaataaaatataacttataagtgggtggatctcactcAATTGAACCGAgacattttgtgattaaaacccaacacctaacaggtggttaagttgggacagtatcggtacaatggtgggccacgggccacatttgtcgctgtttaacatggtatcagagcgggtctctctccaattgtCATCAGCccgaatttgggttccttatattgccatcggaAAATTCCGATTGGAATGTTACCAAGTGTCCggtgtgggccttggattgttatattggccaagtctccaatatgagacttgtgtcccaatttccaatgtgggaattggtttgtcaattaattccacgtgcatacctagagttaggttgcacgtgagggggcgtgttggagaggaaagatcccacattagaaaagtgataaataaaatataacttataagtgggtggatctcacccaattgaaccgaggccttttgtgattaaaacccaacacctaacaggtggttaagttgggacagtatcggtacaatggtgggccacgggccacgtttgtcgctgtttaacaaaaACCACTCAATTACCCAATTGAAGACATATCAACACAGTGATTCAATTAGAAACCAAGTCTGACTCTTCCTCTGTTATACAACAATGATTCAACTTCATAAAGCAATATGCTTGACAAAGAATGAATAAAAAGGATGAAAACCTAGAAAcctttaggtcctaatgtaagAGAAACAACATCAGCAAGAACGGGAACAGTTAAATTCCATCacccaaatccaaaaaaaacTCAGAAAAAATCCAAAGCTCTTCCTTTACATTGAGAAAAACCGATGGGTCAGGACAGCTCCTCTATCTCTATCGAGATTGATGCCGTCGGCGACATGAACATGGCGTGGCTCAACGTGTGCCATGGCACGCGTGATTGGCACCGCACTGTGAGTAGATTTGAGATTCTTTTGGTTCTTGGAAAATTGGACTCAGATTGTGAGGTTTCTTGCTAGATTAGGATTAGGCTTCGGGATATCAGTTTCTTTAGAACTGAagcggaagaggaagaagaaaaaactgaaggagaaggagaaaaagtGTTTGACTCGTGGAGTGAAGACGATAAATACCTAATAATGATATATACAGCCTTTACATACTTCAAGCCCGGACATAACCattttgtataaaaaaaaaaaaaaaaatagggtccGGACCATATGGGCTGGGTTGTGACCGGTCGGGCCGGGCTTCTAGGCTTTCGGGCTAAAATGCCCAGCCCTATTTATAacggtttgggccactccatccattgttaATTGGTTtcggatgtgaaccccagattatttTATCAGAAATCACTTTACCAATCATATATTGATTTAAAGAAATTTTGTTGCACTTTAAGCCTTTAACAAATTCACATAAATTAAGCCGAAAATTATAGTGCTCATTTGAAGCCGAGAGTCATTAAATTAGTCACTATTTATGATTTGTCCCAGATAATGAACAAATCCAACGGCTCCAGCTCCAGCTTGTTTGACCAAGTGCATGAGTGTTATGACTAACTAGAAAGACGATTTATTAGTTtatacatgtaattttcagTGTCACGTCCTATAAGCACTTCCAAATACCCTTGTAGAAAATAACAAAGGAAACTCATACGTGGTTCTAACAAAAGCGCTTCTAACCTCTACCAAGTTTAAATAGCCAACTGCTGTCAACTATCATTTACTCCTTAATGTTCTGCTTAATTTTTCATACTCGCTCCTTGACCCGGTTTTAATTTAAAGTATATATCCAAAAGGTCCATAACTCCAGATTCCCTTAATTACTATTACTAACGTCTAACTATCTCCTTAATTACTGTCCAAGTTCCAACTAATCTAGTTCCAACTAATCTCTTTTAATATCTTATCAGGTATCAACATCTTCAAATTTAATTTCTAGGTCAAAGTGTCAAACAATCAGGTGGCATAATTAATTATAAGTCCTTACCAATGCAGCTCATATTAATCCCTGCTAATCAAGCACTAACCAAACCAAAGTCTAGCAGAATAAGCAAACATAAAACAGAGACCACGTGGTCTTCCGAACTTTCGTTTTCGTTAGCTACGTGTTTGCTTTAAATGGTTTATTTGGGAGGTTTTGGTTTGATCCCCCTCCTTTGTACtctccttttccttttcctaaTATAGTAGGATAGGAAAGAGCTCGTCCTTACCTATCCAAGCCTACACAAAtaaaaaagcaaacaaaaaacTGACCAAAATCATGGGTTTTTCCTCTGCAATGATTCTGAACTGGCTACATTTCTGGGATGTAGCACTTGCCTTGATGGGCCTGTTCATATTTAGTTGCTTGCTTCAGAGGTTCACCAACAAAAATGGTCCAATGTTATGGCCAGTTTTGGGGATTGCACCCTCCATATTTCTAAATGCACACACCATCTATGATTGGGTTACCATGGCTCTGATCAAAGCAGGGGGAACATTCCACTACAAAGGAGTATGGTTCGGCGGGTCCCACGGGATCATAACACTTGATCCTTCAAACATTGAGTACATGCTCAAAACAAGGTTCAGCAACTTCCCAAAAGGCAAGTATTACAGGGAGAGGTTTCATGATTTGCTTGGGGATGGAATTTTCAATGCAGACAATGAGTTGTGGAAGGAGCAGAGGAGGTTGGCAACTTCAGAAATGCATTCGGGTCGTTTTGTAGAGTATTCGTTTTTCTCCATGCAAGAGTTGGTGCACAAGAAGTTGTTGAAGTTGATGGAGAAAGTGGTAGTATCAGGGTGTAGCATTGATCTTCATGAAGTGCTTCTTCGGTTTACTTTTGACAACATTTGCTCGGTAGCTCTTGGTGCTGATTCAGGGTGTTTGGAGCTTGATTTGCCTCAAAGTCCTTTTGTGAAAGCCTTTGAAGAAGCCACGGAGCTCACTATGTTCAGATTCATGGTGCCACCTTTTGTGTGGAAGCCTATGAAGTTGTTTGGAATTGGGTTCGAAAAGAGGCTCAAGGAAGCAACTAAAATAGTGCATTATTTTGCTGAAAATACGGTGAAGGATCGAAGGGGAGAATTGAAGAGGCTCGGTAGCTTAAAAGATCGTTTTGATCTATTGTCAAGGCTTATGGACAGTGAAAAGCAACATTTTTCGGATAAGTTTCTAAGCGATTTCTGCATAAGTTTCATTTTGGCTGGAAGGGACACAAGCTCTGTAGGATTGGCATGGTTTTTTTGGTTGGTACAAAAACATCCTGAAGTggaaaacaaaatcctcaaagAAATCAATGAAATTTTAGGCCAGCGCCAATGTACCGAAAAAGAATCACCAGATGGTGATACTGTTTTTACAGTGGAGGAACTCAAGAAGATGGTCTATTTACAAGCAGTGTTGTCAGAATCTTTAAGGCTTTACCCACCAGTGCCAATTGACATCAAAGAGGTCGTAGAAGATGATGTGTTTCCTGATGGTAGTATCGTCAAAAAGGGTGCTCGAGTTCTCTACTGCATCTACTCCATGGCTCGAATGGAGTCGATTTGGGGACAGGATTGCTTGCAGTTCAAGCCTGAAAGATGGATTAACAATGATGGTGAGTTTGTCAATGAGAATCAATTCAAATATGCTGTCTTTAATGGGGGTCCAAGGTTTTGTTTGGGGAAGAAGTTTGCTTACATGCAAATGAAAGTGGTGGCTGCAGCCACTCTGCTCAGGTATGAAGTTAAGGTTGTTGAAGGTCAAAATGTTGTTCCAAAGATGACAACCACACTTTACATGCAGAATGGGCTGCTGGTGAGTCTTAAGCCTAGGTTGGTGACTACTATTGTGTAATGTTTAAGGTAACccttatattatattataattttgaagcaaagttgtGCCATGTTATTGTGCAATGGGAAGGTTCCATCCTCCCAGGATATTAAATCAATGAATGTAGCATCATTACCATTCCAAATAATCTTAGCAGGCTAGCAGCACATCATTTTTACATTTAACTGATAATTACATCATTTTTACAGATCAACCCAAGTTAGTATCTGATTTCTTAAACTGCCTTGACAAATAACTTATTTCTTTACAAATTTTACTATTTTTGATATGTATGACCAAATTCTTTATCTAAACTTCATACGATATTCATCCAAGCATATCCAAGACAGAGTTGACCTGGAGAATGGGACTTGTAGGCTTGGAAGTTATCGTGCTATCAACAAGACTGAACCATTGGCTTCCGGGGTCACACGAACTATCTTTGCTTAAGCATTTGCAGGAATTTGTGACGATGGTGTTACTGGAGTCTACATCTAGGCAAACTGCAGAGCCGTCGGGGGTCGTAGACTGAAGGTGTAATTTAGAATCTGAGATGGTGTCCCATTGAGAATTAGTGTCTGTACAAATTATCCCAACTGTTGCTGGCCGCCCTAGTTGATCAGCTTGTATGCAGAAATATGTTCCTTTAAGCGCTAGGACCTTCCTGGATGAATAGCCCCAGGCTCCAGACTGAGAGCATGGACCCAACTTCAATGGCCCCATGAATCCAACTTTGAGAAGGCAAAGGCCTGTGGATGGATGCAAAATAATCTTATGCTTCCTGGATTGAGATATACCTGGCCCTGCAAACAACATATACATAATCTTGAGCTTGCCATCTTAACAGCACTGTCAATTTGAATCCTAATGTGCAGTCCTAAATCAAGCGGTGGAACATGTTATATTTACAGAAGAACTGGAACACTACCTTGGAAAGGAGATTGGAGGACGGAGAGTCGCTGCAGCAAACTTGAATTACGGATTTCACCCCAATTCCAG belongs to Rosa chinensis cultivar Old Blush chromosome 4, RchiOBHm-V2, whole genome shotgun sequence and includes:
- the LOC112195785 gene encoding cytochrome P450 86B1, which codes for MGFSSAMILNWLHFWDVALALMGLFIFSCLLQRFTNKNGPMLWPVLGIAPSIFLNAHTIYDWVTMALIKAGGTFHYKGVWFGGSHGIITLDPSNIEYMLKTRFSNFPKGKYYRERFHDLLGDGIFNADNELWKEQRRLATSEMHSGRFVEYSFFSMQELVHKKLLKLMEKVVVSGCSIDLHEVLLRFTFDNICSVALGADSGCLELDLPQSPFVKAFEEATELTMFRFMVPPFVWKPMKLFGIGFEKRLKEATKIVHYFAENTVKDRRGELKRLGSLKDRFDLLSRLMDSEKQHFSDKFLSDFCISFILAGRDTSSVGLAWFFWLVQKHPEVENKILKEINEILGQRQCTEKESPDGDTVFTVEELKKMVYLQAVLSESLRLYPPVPIDIKEVVEDDVFPDGSIVKKGARVLYCIYSMARMESIWGQDCLQFKPERWINNDGEFVNENQFKYAVFNGGPRFCLGKKFAYMQMKVVAAATLLRYEVKVVEGQNVVPKMTTTLYMQNGLLVSLKPRLVTTIV